The Coffea eugenioides isolate CCC68of chromosome 8, Ceug_1.0, whole genome shotgun sequence genome has a segment encoding these proteins:
- the LOC113781668 gene encoding E3 ubiquitin-protein ligase AIP2, whose protein sequence is MEQGLGGNGVDIEKKLQELQKQLSKKSMFEEAVFSIKSLLQQYYSSASPPLKNLFYTVVCRVATVLKTRYTAPGFWNAGLGLFLEAKHLISGTSERKHLQNCIAHAREHLGEAENRSEDMGSAQTRNTGFLFEGHLTVDPEPPQPDWLVQSNFLSAAATLFSGESSNEPVGNSNTSEEAANLVRQLFDRLDTMVPVILEDGPAAPRAPPASKEVVAKLPVTTVTADVLSKLGADSECAICTENLVLNDKMQELPCKHIFHPPCLKPWLDEHNSCPICRHELRTDDHDYESWKEREKEAEEERKGAANAVREGVSMYI, encoded by the exons ATGGAGCAAGGGCTTGGTGGTAATGGCGTGGATATAGAAAAGAAATTGCAAGAATTGCAAAAGCAACTCTCGAAGAAAAGTATGTTTGAAGAAGCTGTCTTCTCCATCAAATCCCTTCTTCAACAGTATTACTCTTCTGCTTCTCCTCCTCTCAAGAATTTG TTCTACACTGTCGTATGTCGGGTTGCAACTGTTCTAAAGACAAGATATACGGCACCTGGATTTTGGAATGCTGGGCTGGGGCTTTTCCTGGAAGCCAAACACCTAATATCTGGAACTTCAGAGAGGAAACATTTGCAGAATTGCATTGCTCATGCCAGGGAACATTTGGGTGAAGCAGAGAATCGATCAGAAGATATGGGATCTGCTCAAACGAGGAATACAG GATTTTTATTTGAAGGACACCTCACAGTTGATCCTGAGCCTCCACAGCCTGATTGGCTGGTGCAATCAAACTTCTTGTCTGCTGCTGCTACCTTGTTTTCTGGAGAATCTTCTAATGAGCCAGTAGGCAATAGTAACACATCTGAAGAAGCAGCAAACCTAGTCCGGCAGTTGTTTGATAGACTTGATACAATGGTGCCAGTG ATTCTGGAAGATGGACCTGCAGCACCAAGAGCCCCACCTGCAAGTAAAGAAGTGGTGGCAAAGCTCCCTGTTACAACTGTTACAGCAGATGTCTTGAGCAAGCTGGGTGCGGATAGTGAGTGCGCCATTTGCACCGAGAACTTGGTGCTGAATGATAAGATGCAAGAGTTGCCTTGCAAGCATATCTTTCACCCTCCCTGCCTTAAGCCCTGGCTG GATGAACATAATTCTTGTCCAATCTGTCGGCATGAGCTGCGAACGGATGATCATGACTACGAAAGTTGGAAGGAGCGAGAGAAGGAAGCtgaagaagagagaaaaggagCAGCAAATGCTGTTCGAGAAGGGGTGTCCATGTATATATAG
- the LOC113781426 gene encoding putative uncharacterized protein DDB_G0291608, whose translation MRGRSSSKQGSKGGMEIDKLDKLKEEPHLSGAYIRSLVKQLTSTRTKDPLNSKDQDSPEDGDGIPGNTNLSKDVDGFGEKQPQSQPSQQPQQHKKQVRRRLHASRPYQERLLNMAEARREIVTALKFHRAAMKQANEQQQQQQQQQQHQQQLQQESELQPQLQPLQQEQEGKSKSRRNPRIYESQMTNNFTGYVDNLPCSAFACPPNNHPYYWPLPPVAPPLFPENFNFVLPNQPLGLNLNLQDFNDLDRSFYQSTNIPSIYSSTSSSSTSSSPPLSVATEEVPSVAIPQEGLPMVATNAESSMMNFGDTDLHHAMDDQEMAEIRSIGEQHQMEWNDTLNLVTSAWWFKFLKTMEIDPEEKAEEYGNFPFDEVMEFPSWLNANESCLEQHLNDYCFDDYMQDPALPCMEIEEIEGMDGEWLS comes from the exons atgAGGGGAAGATCTTCTTCCAAACAAGGAAGTAAAGGAGGAATGGAAATTGACAAACTTGATAAACTAAAAGAAGAACCCCATCTCTCTGGTGCATACATTCGTAGCCTGGTTAAACAGCTAACCTCTACTAGAACCAAAGATCCACTCAACTCCAAGGACCAGGACAGTCCAGAAGATGGAGATGGAATCCCTGGCAACACAAATTTAAGTAAAGATGTTGATGGCTTCGGTGAAAAACAGCCACAATCTCAGCCATCCCAACAGCCTCAACAACACAAAAAACAGGTCAGAAGGAGACTCCACGCCAGTAGGCCGTACCAAGAGAGGCTTCTGAATATGGCTGAGGCTAGAAGGGAGATTGTCACAGCACTCAAGTTTCATAGAGCAGCTATGAAGCAAGCTAATGAACAACAACAGCAACAGCAACAGCAACAACAACATCAGCAGCAGCTGCAGCAGGAAAGTGAATTGCAACCACAGCTGCAGCCTCTGCAACAAGAACAAGAAGGGAAATCAAAATCTAGGAGAAATCCGAGAATTTACGAATCCCAGATGACCAACAACTTCACTGGCTATGTAGACAATCTTCCTTGCTCAGCCTTTGCTTGTCCTCCAAATAATCATCCTTACTATTGGCCTTTGCCTCCAGTTGCTCCACCCCTATTCCctgaaaatttcaattttgtacTCCCTAATCAACCATTAGGCCTGAATCTCAATCTTCAGGATTTCAATGACTTAGACAGAAGTTTTTACCAAAGTACCAACATCCCATCAATTTACTCCTCAACCTCATCTTCATCTACTTCTTCTTCACCCCCTCTTTCTGTTGCCACTGAGGAAGTCCCTAGTGTGGCAATACCACAAGAGGGGCTTCCTATGGTGGCTACTAATGCTGAGTCAAGCATGATGAATTTTGGAGACACAGATTTGCACCATGCAATGGATGACCAGGAGATGGCAGAGATCAGATCAATAGGTGAGCAGCATCAGATGGAGTGGAATGATACCTTGAATTTGGTCACATCAGCATGGTGGTTCAAATTTTTGAAGACTATGGAAATTGATCCTGAGGAAAAGGCCGAGGAGTATGGGAATTTTCCATTTGATGAAGTCATGGAATTCCCTTCATGGTTGAATGCAAATGAGAGTTGCTTGGAGCAACATCTAAATGATTATTGCTTTGATGACTACATGCAAGATCCTGCCTTGCCATG CATGGAGATTGAGGAAATTGAAGGAATGGATGGGGAGTGGTTATCCTGA
- the LOC113781368 gene encoding F-box only protein 13: MEAAVHYGASERNKKRKLPADYQINESLRFPLDELNQDVLEQVLSWLPASNFFRYTSVCKRWKSVGNSATFKLACSQIPSREPWYFMVDSQAQFKNQPIVFDTAENNWKKLNFPLPLLQEEQRGRSFVPVAASGGLLCFLSSPPADEFIICNPLTGACKEIVSLNPELKKSKILRGIGMISSPESYSLVLVFGDLSELSIKVYNSSIQQWEEETMLKRKHASPADETEESEDDHAVYFLSKCGNVVSTNLQRSPCKQYSSVITQKNGEKLMYFLSSSGTIVACNLTNKCFCEYPRLLPVYHEYSIDLVECGGDVYVVLLLEFLESASLRVWRFDEKDQSWHQIAAMPPAMSHGFYGKRVDINCAGAGQQILVCLNSAEVCSYFLCHLMVNEWIEVPKYHINGDAKDFICAFTFEPRIEASV, encoded by the coding sequence ATGGAAGCTGCAGTTCACTATGGTGCTTCAGAGAGGAATAAGAAGAGAAAATTACCTGCAGATTATCAGATAAATGAAAGCTTAAGATTCCCCTTGGATGAGCTTAATCAAGATGTTCTAGAGCAGGTTCTTTCATGGCTGCCAGCGTCCAACTTTTTCCGGTATACTTCAGTCTGCAAAAGATGGAAATCGGTAGGAAATTCTGCAACTTTCAAGCTTGCCTGCTCTCAGATTCCATCAAGAGAACCATGGTATTTCATGGTTGACTCGCAAGCCCAGTTCAAAAACCAACCGATTGTTTTTGACACGGCGGAAAACAACTGGAAAAAGCTCAATTTTCCACTACCTCTGCTTCAGGAAGAACAGAGGGGCCGTAGTTTTGTTCCTGTTGCAGCATCAGGTGGTTTATTATGCTTCCTATCTTCTCCACCTGCTGACGAGTTTATTATCTGCAACCCTTTAACTGGAGCATGCAAAGAAATTGTTTCTTTGAATCCTGAGCTCAAGAAAAGCAAGATTCTTCGAGGGATTGGAATGATTTCCAGCCCTGAATCATACAGTCTTGTGCTGGTTTTTGGTGATCTTTCAGAACTTTCAATCAAAGTTTACAATTCAAGCATTCAACAATGGGAAGAGGAGACAATGCTGAAGAGAAAGCATGCTTCCCCTGCTGATGAGACAGAGGAATCCGAAGATGATCATGCAGTATATTTCTTGAGCAAATGTGGCAATGTTGTATCAACAAACTTGCAAAGAAGCCCATGTAAGCAGTATTCATCAGTTATAACTCAGAAAAACGGTGAAAAACTCATGTATTTCCTAAGCTCTTCAGGGACGATTGTTGCTTGCAACCTCACCAACAAGTGCTTCTGCGAATACCCGAGGCTATTGCCTGTATATCATGAGTACTCGATTGATCTGGTGGAGTGTGGCGGAGACGTTTATGTGGTTCTTCTCTTGGAATTCCTGGAAAGCGCGAGCCTTCGAGTATGGAGGTTTGACGAAAAAGATCAATCTTGGCATCAGATTGCAGCAATGCCTCCGGCAATGTCACATGGATTCTACGGTAAAAGAGTGGATATAAACTGCGCTGGGGCTGGCCAGCAGATTCTAGTTTGCCTGAATTCTGCAGAGGTTTGCAGCTACTTTTTGTGCCATTTGATGGTCAATGAGTGGATTGAAGTACCTAAGTATCACATCAATGGTGACGCTAAAGATTTCATTTGTGCATTCACCTTTGAGCCTAGGATTGAAGCTTCTgtatga